A genomic window from Trueperella bialowiezensis includes:
- a CDS encoding phosphoribosyl-ATP diphosphatase, whose translation MKTFEELFDELSVKAIERPEGSGSVKELDAGVHFIGKKILEEAGEVWIAAEYESDEELAEEASQLLYHLQLMLIKRGLTLDDVYRYL comes from the coding sequence GTGAAAACGTTTGAGGAACTGTTTGACGAACTGTCCGTGAAAGCAATTGAGCGCCCGGAAGGCTCGGGCTCTGTTAAAGAGCTGGATGCCGGGGTGCACTTCATTGGCAAGAAAATTCTTGAGGAAGCCGGTGAAGTGTGGATTGCAGCCGAATACGAATCTGACGAGGAACTTGCTGAAGAAGCCTCGCAGCTGCTCTACCATTTGCAACTCATGCTTATTAAGCGTGGGCTCACGCTCGACGACGTCTACCGTTACCTGTAA
- a CDS encoding ABC transporter permease: MKTTAKWLAPLVLGVLIFAAWVFATESGMVGSWALPSPGQVWHRLVGGISDGYLLDATRQTVWEATLGCFFAAIIGVPVGFAIAHSKLLAASLQPYLAASQAIPAVAIAPLLVLWVGYGTTPIVWLCTIMVVFPIIINTSVGVRGIDPDLIGAARLDGAGPLTLMARIELPLAAPNILAGLRNGFTLSITGAVVGEMVIGGQTGLGIVLTGAQALNDVAGMFAAIIILAVIAIAIYIAIYALETRAYHAVSERQP, translated from the coding sequence TCGCTGCGTGGGTGTTCGCTACTGAATCTGGCATGGTGGGCAGCTGGGCGCTGCCGAGCCCTGGCCAGGTGTGGCACCGGCTCGTGGGTGGAATATCTGACGGCTATCTCCTTGATGCAACACGACAGACCGTGTGGGAAGCTACCCTTGGGTGTTTCTTTGCGGCCATCATCGGCGTGCCGGTGGGATTTGCTATCGCACATTCAAAATTGTTAGCCGCATCCCTGCAGCCGTATTTAGCGGCCTCGCAGGCGATTCCGGCGGTTGCGATAGCTCCTTTACTGGTGCTGTGGGTGGGATACGGGACGACGCCGATCGTGTGGTTGTGCACGATCATGGTGGTGTTCCCCATCATTATTAATACGAGCGTGGGCGTTCGCGGTATCGATCCAGATCTGATCGGGGCTGCGCGCCTCGATGGAGCCGGGCCGCTCACTCTCATGGCACGAATCGAATTGCCGTTGGCAGCACCGAATATTCTTGCTGGGCTGCGCAACGGGTTCACTCTTTCCATCACCGGGGCAGTGGTTGGCGAAATGGTGATCGGTGGGCAGACCGGGCTCGGAATCGTGCTCACCGGTGCGCAGGCACTCAATGACGTGGCTGGAATGTTTGCCGCGATCATCATTCTTGCGGTGATTGCCATCGCCATCTACATCGCAATCTATGCGTTGGAAACCCGCGCATATCACGCTGTATCGGAAAGGCAGCCATGA
- the hisG gene encoding ATP phosphoribosyltransferase, whose protein sequence is MLRIAIPNKGSLSEPASRMLSEAGYRQRRESRELVLVDSENDVEFFYIRPRDVAVYVGAGTVDVGITGRDLLLDSGANAVEHRGLGFARATFRFAAPGGEHLSLADLAGKRVATSYDALVTNYLADHGIDAEVVHLDGAVESSVRLGVADAIADVVETGSTLRAAGMATFGEPLLRSEAILIRNADAPLTRELEILDGRLEGVIMARNYVLMDYDIQRDNLDRAVKLTPGYQSPTVSPLHDENWVAVRAMVERNTMNRVMDDLHDAGARGIIVTPIITSRI, encoded by the coding sequence ATGCTTCGAATTGCTATCCCAAATAAGGGCTCTTTATCGGAGCCTGCGTCTCGAATGCTCAGCGAGGCGGGCTATCGCCAGCGGCGCGAATCGCGCGAACTGGTGCTCGTTGACTCGGAAAACGATGTGGAGTTTTTCTATATCCGCCCCCGTGACGTGGCCGTCTATGTGGGTGCTGGCACCGTGGACGTGGGGATCACCGGCCGTGATCTGCTGCTAGATTCTGGGGCGAACGCGGTTGAACATCGCGGTCTAGGGTTTGCGCGGGCCACGTTCCGGTTTGCCGCGCCGGGTGGAGAACACCTGAGCTTGGCTGATTTGGCTGGTAAACGAGTGGCAACATCGTATGACGCCCTGGTGACGAACTATTTGGCCGATCACGGTATCGACGCCGAAGTGGTCCACCTGGATGGCGCAGTGGAGAGTTCCGTGCGCCTGGGCGTTGCGGACGCGATTGCCGACGTCGTGGAAACCGGTAGTACGCTACGGGCCGCGGGCATGGCAACGTTCGGTGAGCCGCTACTGAGGTCGGAAGCAATCTTGATCCGTAATGCGGACGCGCCACTGACACGCGAGTTGGAGATTCTAGATGGGCGCCTCGAAGGCGTCATCATGGCACGCAACTACGTACTGATGGATTATGACATCCAACGGGATAACCTTGACCGCGCGGTCAAGCTGACTCCCGGATACCAGTCGCCGACTGTCTCGCCTCTTCATGACGAGAATTGGGTGGCTGTTCGTGCGATGGTTGAGCGTAACACGATGAACCGGGTGATGGACGATCTGCACGACGCCGGTGCGCGGGGGATCATCGTCACTCCGATTATTACGTCGCGGATCTAG
- a CDS encoding ABC transporter substrate-binding protein, which produces MKKIIAMLAAFALALGLTACSGTDSPDAHGTQESTPHITLGLTYIPDVQFAPIYMAKERGYFDEAGVDVTIRHHGPQESLFGAIQAGEEDVVFAGGDEMLQARSTGVDIVNWATMYQTYPVTLIVKADSGMTSAADLAGKKVGLPGPYGENYYGLLAMLKDHALSDVDVQYIGYMQVTALATDAVDAIIGFTNNDAVAMRNAGIDVVELPLVQGDLPLIGVGLGSLANNLDPDTLAKVLVAIEKGAQAAAEDREATLDVVEQYVPSLSDPNQRELAGKVLEATLKLYNGGETFGGQDEARWEAMAEFMAQADLLESDVKATDAYTTAVLDTRTKTER; this is translated from the coding sequence ATGAAGAAAATCATCGCAATGTTAGCCGCATTCGCACTAGCCCTCGGCCTTACGGCTTGTTCGGGAACGGATTCTCCAGATGCTCACGGCACGCAAGAATCTACCCCGCACATAACCCTGGGGTTGACGTACATTCCGGACGTCCAGTTCGCGCCGATCTACATGGCCAAGGAGCGCGGCTACTTCGACGAGGCCGGAGTGGACGTAACGATCCGTCACCACGGCCCGCAAGAATCCCTGTTTGGCGCGATTCAGGCGGGCGAAGAGGACGTCGTGTTCGCAGGCGGTGATGAGATGCTGCAAGCCAGATCCACGGGCGTGGATATCGTTAACTGGGCGACGATGTACCAGACCTATCCCGTGACACTCATCGTTAAGGCGGACTCGGGGATGACGTCTGCCGCTGATCTTGCTGGCAAGAAAGTCGGGTTGCCCGGCCCGTATGGTGAAAACTACTACGGCTTGCTCGCCATGCTCAAGGACCACGCGCTGAGCGACGTCGACGTCCAATACATTGGCTACATGCAGGTAACGGCATTGGCAACAGACGCGGTCGATGCCATCATCGGTTTTACGAACAACGACGCCGTGGCGATGCGAAACGCTGGAATCGACGTCGTCGAACTCCCGCTCGTACAAGGCGATCTGCCACTTATTGGTGTGGGGCTGGGAAGCCTTGCCAATAACCTCGACCCGGACACGCTCGCCAAGGTACTGGTTGCGATTGAGAAAGGTGCGCAAGCCGCGGCTGAAGACCGAGAGGCGACGCTCGACGTCGTGGAACAGTACGTGCCGTCGCTAAGTGATCCAAACCAGCGAGAACTGGCAGGCAAAGTGCTTGAGGCGACACTGAAGCTGTACAACGGAGGCGAAACCTTCGGCGGGCAAGACGAAGCTCGGTGGGAAGCAATGGCAGAGTTTATGGCGCAGGCAGATCTGCTCGAAAGCGACGTGAAAGCCACCGACGCCTACACGACGGCGGTGCTTGACACACGGACGAAAACCGAGCGCTGA